Proteins encoded together in one Synechococcus sp. BL107 window:
- a CDS encoding CNNM domain-containing protein, with protein MSSDLLVLIVLVLIVLLGSALCSGVEAALLTVNPIRVQELAARERPVAGARRLAKLRKHLGRTLSALVITNNGFNIFGSLMLGGYAAWVFEQRGVNSAALPLFSIGLTILVILLGEILPKALGSRLALPVALASAPLLHWLGILLRPLVVLLERILPALTAEAEISTNEDEIRLLARLGSQKGEIEADEAAMIGKVFQLNDLTARDLMTPRVAAPTLDGSLSIESQRTRLMENNSPWWVVLGDQVDKVLGVASREHLLTALLENRGLLTPVDLCEQVDYVPEMIRADRLLTGFRKDSGGVRVVVDEFGGFVGVIGAEAVLAVLAGWWRKPA; from the coding sequence ATGAGCTCCGATCTTCTCGTGCTGATCGTGCTTGTGTTGATAGTGCTGCTCGGTTCTGCCCTGTGCTCTGGTGTAGAAGCGGCACTGTTAACGGTGAATCCGATTCGAGTCCAGGAGCTCGCCGCCCGCGAGCGTCCTGTGGCTGGAGCGCGGCGGTTGGCCAAGTTGCGGAAACATCTCGGCAGAACGCTGTCTGCACTGGTGATTACCAACAATGGCTTCAATATTTTTGGCAGCTTGATGCTCGGTGGTTATGCCGCCTGGGTTTTTGAGCAGCGCGGTGTGAACAGTGCGGCACTGCCGCTGTTTTCGATTGGCCTCACGATTCTCGTCATTCTGCTTGGGGAGATTCTTCCCAAGGCTTTGGGTAGCCGCTTGGCCCTCCCTGTGGCCCTCGCTAGTGCGCCATTACTGCATTGGCTGGGAATTTTGTTACGCCCGCTTGTGGTGCTCCTGGAGCGGATCTTGCCGGCTCTCACAGCGGAAGCCGAAATCAGCACCAACGAAGACGAAATCAGGCTCCTTGCTCGCCTTGGCTCCCAAAAGGGAGAAATCGAAGCGGATGAGGCCGCGATGATCGGCAAGGTGTTTCAACTCAACGACCTCACCGCAAGAGATTTGATGACGCCCCGGGTGGCTGCTCCAACACTGGATGGCAGCTTGAGCATTGAGTCACAACGGACTCGACTGATGGAAAACAATTCCCCATGGTGGGTGGTCTTAGGCGACCAAGTGGACAAGGTTTTAGGCGTTGCAAGCCGAGAACATCTCCTCACCGCTTTACTGGAAAACCGCGGCCTACTAACACCGGTCGACCTTTGCGAGCAGGTGGATTACGTACCTGAAATGATCCGAGCCGATCGACTACTCACAGGCTTCAGAAAAGACAGCGGCGGAGTACGGGTCGTTGTCGATGAGTTCGGCGGATTTGTTGGAGTGATTGGAGCCGAAGCCGTGTTGGCGGTATTAGCAGGATGGTGGCGCAAACCCGCCTAA